The Bifidobacterium eulemuris genome includes a window with the following:
- the hpt gene encoding hypoxanthine phosphoribosyltransferase has translation MRIADVEECIDHELVSAEQIDTIIRQAAARVSDDYRDKDPLLVAVLKGAVNTLAAFSQAMSIPAQMDFMSLSSYGAGVTSSGTVTVRQDLSVDVRGRHILIVEDIVDSGRTLAWLVEELKSRGAASVEVFALLSKPSRREVDVNVKYSGYEIPDEFVVGFGLDYDERFRNLDSIAVLKPSVYQGEQA, from the coding sequence CAGTGCGGAACAGATTGATACCATAATCCGTCAGGCCGCGGCGCGCGTAAGCGACGACTACCGAGACAAGGATCCGTTGCTGGTGGCGGTGCTGAAGGGGGCCGTGAACACGCTGGCCGCCTTCTCGCAAGCCATGAGCATCCCCGCCCAGATGGACTTCATGAGCCTGTCGAGCTATGGCGCGGGAGTCACGTCGAGCGGCACCGTCACCGTGCGGCAGGACCTGTCCGTCGATGTTCGCGGCCGGCACATTCTGATCGTCGAGGATATTGTGGATTCAGGACGCACGCTCGCCTGGCTGGTCGAGGAGCTCAAATCGCGCGGTGCCGCCTCGGTCGAGGTGTTCGCGCTGCTGAGCAAGCCCTCGCGCCGCGAAGTGGACGTGAACGTGAAATACAGCGGCTACGAGATTCCGGACGAATTCGTGGTCGGATTCGGTCTCGATTATGACGAGCGATTCCGCAACCTCGACTCGATCGCGGTGCTCAAGCCGTCCGTATACCAAGGAGAACAAGCATGA